TTGATATTGACGGCCACCGGCAGGGAAGCGATGTGGGTGGGGGCCCACTCCACATGCACCTTAAGGGCCGTGGTCGCCCCGCCCAGGCCCTGCGGGCCCACGCCGGTCTTGTTGATCATCTCCAGCAGCTCGTCCTCAAAGGCCGCGTAGCGCGGGTCGGGGTTGCGGCTCTCCAGATCGCGCGCGGCCGCGCGCTTGGCGCAGATGGCGGCCAGCTCCATGGTGCCGCCCAGGCCCACGCCCACCACCAGGGGCGGACAGGAATTGGGGCCCGCCGCCAGGATGGCCTCCAGCACCACCTTGCGCACGCCTTCTATGCCGTCCGCGGGCACCAGCATTTTGAGCACGCTTTTGTTTTCCGATCCGGCTCCCTTGGGGGCCAGCCGCAGGCGCAGACCGTCGCCAGGCACCAGCCGGGTATGGAGCACAGCCGGGGCGTTGTCCCCGGTGTTTTTGCGCTCAAAAAGCGGCTCCGCCACACAGGACTTGCGCAAATAGCCGTCCACATACCCCCGGCGCACGCCCTCGTTAACGGCGTCCTCAAAAGCGCCGCCCACGATGTGCACCTCCTGCCCCACCTCGGCGAAGACCACGGCCAGGCCCGTATCCTGGCAAAGGGGCACTTCGCCCTGGGCGGCGATGGCCGCGTTTTCCAGCAGCTGATCCAGAATGTTGCGGCCCACGGGCGAGGGTTCGGCCTCGCGGGCCCTGCGCATGGCCGCCGTCATGTCCGCGGGCAGGCGGTAGCAGGCCTCCACGGCCAGCTGCGCCACGGCCCGCGCAATGTCTTCGTACTGAATTTCCTTCATAACCTTGCCTCGATGTTCCGGTTGTCGCGCCGTCCTGCCGCCGCAGCCGCGGCGGCCGCGCCCTTTATAACCACGGACCTAGTGGAAAGGCCAGATAAGCGGAATGAGCAGCCAGCACATGAGCAGGCTGATAACCTGCAGCAGCCAGCCCGCTTTGACGTAGTCCATAAAGGAATACCGGCCGGGGCCCAGCACGATGGTGTTGGGCGGCGTGGCAATGGGCGTGAGGAAGCAGCAGGAGGCGGACATGGCAATGCCCATGGCGATGGGCAGGGGGGAGATGCCGCTGCCCATGGCGATGGGCAGGGCCAGCGGGGCCATAAGGGCCGCCGTGGCCGTGTTGGACATAAAATTGGTGATGATGGCCGTGAGCGCGCAACAGACCAGCATGAGCATCCAGGGGTCGTGCACCAGACTGACCACGGCGTTGGCCACAATGGCCGCCGCGCCGGACTTGTCCATGGCCGCGGACATGGAAAGCATGCCCGCAAACAGGAAGATAGTGGTCCAGTCCACGCTGCGGAAGGCCTCGCGCATGGTCATGCAGCCCGTGATGATCATCAGGCAGGCCCCCAGCATGGCCGCCGTGGTCAGGGGCATCAGCTCGCTGGCCATCATGACGACCACAAAGGCAAAGATGATCATGGCGTGCCACATTTTGTTCTCGCGCCGGTGCTGGGCGCTTTCGGTCACCACGTCGTCGTCCACCGGGGCCACGTCGGGCAGGAAGCGGTGGCCGAGGAGACCGTAATAAACCAAGCCGGCCACCAGCAGGGGCACGCCGATAAGGCCGAACTCAAAAAAGCCGAAAGGCGTCTGGCCGGTCTGGGCCAGCATGGAGTTGATAATGCCGTTGGGCGGCGTGCCCACCAGAGAAACCGTGCCGCCCAGGGAAGCTGCAAAAGCCACGGGCATAAGCACCTTGCCGGGGGCCAGCTTGGCCTTGAGGCACATGCCCATGATCATGGGCACGGCCACCACGGTGGTGCCGGTGTTGGACAGCACGGTGGAAAGCAGGCCCACCGCGGCCATGGCGTAAACCAGCAGCTTGATGGGGCTGCCTTTGGAGAGCTTCACCGCCAGCGCGCCCACCTTATCCGCAAAGCCGGTGATAAAGGTGGCCTCGCCCACGATGAACATGGCCATGAACAGCACCACCGTGGGATTGCCGAAGTAGCTGAAGGCCACTTTAGAGGTAATGACATGGGTAAGAGAGAGGGCGATGGGCACCAGCAGCGCGGTGACGGGCAGCGGCACTACCTCGGTAAAGAACATGACGGCCGCCACGAACAGAATGCCCAGGGTGATGTAGGCTTTTGTGGGATCATCCGGCAGCTTGATGCCCAGCTGCTGGGCGGCGAACACGTCCTGCCCTGCCAGGAGCACCGCCATAACCACAACCACCGCCAGTAAGAAGGACCGTTTCATCCGTCAACCTCCAAGGGGAAATAGAGTTGATGGTGTCTCCATAAAGTCCGCAACGGATTTTTGCGGCACGCGAGAGACGCAGAAAACTTAAGACGGCAAACTTGCCGAATACATGACACTATCTCTGCGTTGATGCAATAGGTTTCCGTTGAGCGATTGAACAGTTTTATATTTTTTTCAAAGATTCCAATATAAACGTTGAAAAAATTTTTTTGCAGCAATATGTACAAAAAATCACAATATGTAAGAAAAAACTTGGCATTTCCATTTGTTTTTGGCATAGTATAAAATGAGATACATTGTGAATTATTTATCACGATGTATACATATAAAGACCACTTCTGCTATGGCGCTGGGCCACAGCCTTGGCGTCAGACAAGTGCGCTCCGACCATACCAGTAATAGATACTCACAACGGAGACACAACATCTTTGCGTCCGACGGCGGATCCTGCTATGTGTGGCAGAAACGTTACGGCACAGGCCCGTCGGCGCGCGGCCCCGGCACAGGGGCGGCGCTCTCGCCCGGCTCCGCCGCCCTGCCCCCCGGCGGGCAGCCCCCCGCAACCTCAGCCCCAACGGAGTAGGTATGCAATTTTCCAACATCCTCGTCCCGGTAGACGGCTCGGAGGACGCCCTGTTCGCCTGCCGCGTGGCGGAGCAGCTCACCGCCGCCATCCCCGGCAAGGAAACCGTTACCC
This window of the Desulfovibrio legallii genome carries:
- a CDS encoding fumarate hydratase, producing the protein MKEIQYEDIARAVAQLAVEACYRLPADMTAAMRRAREAEPSPVGRNILDQLLENAAIAAQGEVPLCQDTGLAVVFAEVGQEVHIVGGAFEDAVNEGVRRGYVDGYLRKSCVAEPLFERKNTGDNAPAVLHTRLVPGDGLRLRLAPKGAGSENKSVLKMLVPADGIEGVRKVVLEAILAAGPNSCPPLVVGVGLGGTMELAAICAKRAAARDLESRNPDPRYAAFEDELLEMINKTGVGPQGLGGATTALKVHVEWAPTHIASLPVAVNINCHAARHAEVVL
- a CDS encoding SLC13 family permease produces the protein MKRSFLLAVVVVMAVLLAGQDVFAAQQLGIKLPDDPTKAYITLGILFVAAVMFFTEVVPLPVTALLVPIALSLTHVITSKVAFSYFGNPTVVLFMAMFIVGEATFITGFADKVGALAVKLSKGSPIKLLVYAMAAVGLLSTVLSNTGTTVVAVPMIMGMCLKAKLAPGKVLMPVAFAASLGGTVSLVGTPPNGIINSMLAQTGQTPFGFFEFGLIGVPLLVAGLVYYGLLGHRFLPDVAPVDDDVVTESAQHRRENKMWHAMIIFAFVVVMMASELMPLTTAAMLGACLMIITGCMTMREAFRSVDWTTIFLFAGMLSMSAAMDKSGAAAIVANAVVSLVHDPWMLMLVCCALTAIITNFMSNTATAALMAPLALPIAMGSGISPLPIAMGIAMSASCCFLTPIATPPNTIVLGPGRYSFMDYVKAGWLLQVISLLMCWLLIPLIWPFH